Proteins from a genomic interval of Marmoricola sp. OAE513:
- a CDS encoding [protein-PII] uridylyltransferase yields MTAADRAERARAADALCQEAFASVGCPETGVALVAVGGYGREELAPYSDLDVVLVHDVEVEAGEWAGKIWYPLWDSGANIDHAVRSFPEVLEQAGADLKVALGLLDLRHLAGDPNLTLRLRTAILAAWRRDAKQRLPQLHDLVRDRGSLLGEIAHLSVPDIKEATGGLRDATVLKALTATWLVDVPHGELESCRQALLDVRDVVHQVAGRGTDRIAPELWADMAPLLELPDAAAVQLHVRRLGKRITHLSRLVWRRADAVVRRPARSATTRRPQLTSLGNGLAIAYEEIVLDRDAKPSGDPLLLLRAAAEAAERDVVLEPSTTARLIAEVPPIPEPWPAEARDLLVRLLAAGRGLLPVWETLEETGALATILPEWERVRLLPHASVVHRFTVDRHLVETCIEASALIRRVSRPDVLMISALLHDIGKGGTVEHSIAGEPIAREIAARVGFDARETELVAALVRWHLLLPQTATTRDPEDPQTVELVTTRIHDREELELLAALTEADAKATSEKAWTTWRASLIRSLVRRASVELSEHLTFEEEPRTVDVPASVRSVPNAVAVTVTEDGDGSTITVMSRDRVGLLADTAAAIALQRVSIRAARVWTEDGIGISRWQVSRTGIDAKVLRERLEAIAEGRLDAGTRLRPADADGLAPIVVLHPEASERATVLEVRAADRPGVVHLVCAALAGLGLTVRSAHVDTLGPQAVDVFYVQDADAEALSAERAAAAADAVRTALSPSG; encoded by the coding sequence ATGACAGCTGCCGACCGGGCGGAGCGAGCCCGGGCCGCCGACGCCCTGTGCCAGGAGGCCTTCGCGTCGGTGGGCTGCCCCGAGACCGGGGTGGCCCTGGTCGCCGTCGGCGGCTACGGCCGGGAGGAGCTGGCGCCGTACAGCGACCTCGACGTCGTGCTGGTGCACGACGTGGAGGTCGAGGCGGGGGAGTGGGCCGGCAAGATCTGGTACCCGCTGTGGGACTCGGGCGCGAACATCGACCACGCCGTCCGCTCGTTCCCCGAGGTCCTCGAGCAGGCGGGCGCCGACCTCAAGGTCGCGCTCGGCCTGCTCGACCTGCGGCACCTGGCCGGCGACCCGAACCTGACCCTGCGGTTGCGGACCGCCATCCTGGCTGCGTGGCGCCGCGACGCCAAGCAGCGGTTGCCGCAGCTGCACGACCTGGTGCGCGACCGGGGCAGTCTTCTCGGGGAGATCGCGCACCTCTCGGTCCCCGACATCAAGGAGGCCACCGGTGGGCTGCGCGACGCCACGGTTCTCAAGGCGCTGACGGCCACCTGGCTCGTCGACGTCCCGCACGGTGAGCTCGAGTCGTGCAGGCAGGCGCTGCTCGACGTCCGCGACGTCGTGCACCAGGTGGCCGGGCGTGGAACCGATCGGATCGCCCCCGAGCTCTGGGCCGACATGGCTCCGCTGCTGGAGCTCCCCGACGCTGCGGCGGTCCAGCTGCACGTGCGCCGGCTCGGCAAGCGCATCACCCACCTGTCCCGGCTGGTCTGGCGTCGCGCGGACGCCGTCGTACGGCGTCCGGCGAGGTCGGCGACCACGCGCAGGCCGCAGCTGACCTCGCTCGGGAACGGACTGGCGATCGCCTACGAGGAGATCGTGCTGGACCGGGACGCCAAGCCGTCCGGGGATCCGCTCCTGCTGCTGCGCGCCGCCGCCGAGGCGGCCGAGCGCGACGTCGTCCTGGAGCCGTCGACCACGGCCCGCCTGATCGCTGAGGTGCCTCCGATCCCCGAGCCGTGGCCGGCCGAGGCGCGCGACCTGCTGGTTCGGCTCCTGGCTGCCGGGCGCGGGCTGCTGCCGGTCTGGGAGACCCTGGAGGAGACCGGGGCCCTGGCCACCATCCTGCCGGAGTGGGAGCGGGTGCGGTTGCTGCCGCACGCCTCGGTCGTGCACCGGTTCACCGTCGACCGGCACCTGGTCGAGACCTGCATCGAGGCCTCGGCGCTGATCCGGCGGGTCTCCCGCCCGGACGTGCTGATGATCTCCGCCCTGCTGCACGACATCGGCAAGGGCGGCACCGTGGAGCACAGCATCGCCGGCGAGCCGATCGCCCGCGAGATCGCTGCGCGGGTCGGGTTCGACGCCCGGGAGACCGAGCTGGTCGCCGCTCTCGTCCGCTGGCACCTGCTGCTGCCCCAGACGGCGACCACCCGTGACCCGGAGGACCCGCAGACCGTCGAGCTGGTGACCACCCGGATCCACGACCGCGAGGAGCTCGAGCTGCTCGCCGCGCTCACCGAGGCGGATGCGAAGGCGACCTCGGAGAAGGCCTGGACGACGTGGCGTGCCTCGTTGATCCGCAGCCTGGTACGGCGCGCGTCGGTCGAGCTCTCCGAGCACCTCACCTTCGAGGAGGAGCCGCGCACGGTCGACGTACCCGCATCGGTGCGCTCGGTGCCGAACGCGGTCGCGGTGACGGTGACCGAGGACGGGGACGGTTCGACGATCACCGTCATGTCGCGCGACCGTGTCGGCCTGCTCGCCGACACGGCGGCGGCGATCGCCCTGCAGCGGGTCTCCATCCGCGCCGCCCGCGTCTGGACCGAGGACGGCATCGGGATCTCCCGGTGGCAGGTCTCGCGGACCGGCATCGACGCCAAGGTGCTGCGCGAACGGTTGGAGGCCATCGCGGAGGGCCGCCTGGACGCAGGGACCCGGCTCCGGCCGGCCGACGCCGACGGTCTCGCCCCGATCGTCGTGCTCCACCCCGAGGCCTCGGAGCGTGCGACCGTGCTCGAGGTCCGTGCCGCCGACCGTCCCGGGGTCGTGCACCTGGTCTGCGCCGCACTGGCGGGGCTGGGTCTCACGGTCCGCTCGGCCCACGTCGACACCCTCGGCCCGCAGGCCGTCGACGTGTTCTACGTCCAGGACGCCGACGCCGAGGCGTTGAGCGCCGAACGGGCGGCGGCGGCCGCCGACGCGGTCCGGACGGCCCTCAGCCCCTCCGGCTGA
- a CDS encoding P-II family nitrogen regulator, producing the protein MKLVTAVIKPHKWEDVRAALETVGVTGMTVSEVSGYGRQKGHTEVYRGAEYDIALVPKVRIEIVVDDGDVDAVTQAIVKASHTGQIGDGKVWVAPVESVVRVRTGDRDESAI; encoded by the coding sequence ATGAAGCTGGTGACCGCGGTGATCAAGCCGCACAAGTGGGAGGACGTCCGGGCCGCCCTCGAGACGGTCGGCGTGACGGGCATGACGGTCAGCGAGGTCTCGGGCTACGGCCGGCAGAAGGGTCACACCGAGGTCTACCGCGGTGCCGAGTACGACATCGCCCTGGTGCCGAAGGTCCGGATCGAGATCGTCGTCGACGACGGTGACGTCGACGCGGTGACGCAGGCGATCGTGAAGGCCAGCCACACCGGTCAGATCGGCGACGGCAAGGTCTGGGTCGCCCCGGTCGAGAGCGTGGTCCGGGTGCGCACCGGCGACCGCGACGAATCCGCGATCTGA
- a CDS encoding ammonium transporter, with amino-acid sequence MSSPLLTPLASVSAGDTAWLLTSAALVMLMAPGLALFYGGMVRSKSVLNMIMMVFGALAVVSIVWVLVGYSIAFGDDVAGGLFGDPFQYLGFRDVLDTASGTVPHAAFAIFQGLFAVITCGLIAGAIADRTRFGTWLVFAAVWTVLVYAPVAHWIFDFSAGDHVGGWMANKLEVLDFAGGTAVEINSGASGLAVALVLGTRIGFGREPMKPHNLTLVMLGAGLLWFGWFGFNAGSALQAGSTAATVFVNTLMAGCAGCLAWLLVERIRDGHATSFGAASGVVAGLVAITPACGAVTPLGAIAVGTVAGLVCAVAIGWKYKFGYDDSLDVVGVHLVGGLVGTLLIGLLATTDVTSVDGLLYGGGLDQLGKQALGCLATFAYAFLASGLIALVLDRTMGFRVEEDHEVTGVDLVIHAETAYDLHAATGGARPHLGG; translated from the coding sequence ATGAGCTCACCACTCCTCACACCCCTCGCCAGTGTGAGCGCGGGCGACACCGCCTGGCTGCTCACCTCCGCCGCCCTGGTCATGCTGATGGCACCGGGCCTCGCGCTGTTCTACGGCGGCATGGTCCGCTCGAAGAGCGTGCTGAACATGATCATGATGGTCTTCGGGGCGCTGGCCGTCGTCAGCATCGTCTGGGTGCTCGTCGGCTACTCGATCGCCTTCGGCGACGACGTCGCCGGTGGCCTGTTCGGGGACCCGTTCCAGTACCTCGGCTTCCGGGACGTCCTGGACACCGCGAGCGGGACCGTGCCCCACGCGGCGTTCGCGATCTTCCAGGGCCTCTTCGCCGTGATCACCTGCGGGCTGATCGCCGGCGCCATCGCGGACCGCACCCGGTTCGGCACCTGGCTGGTCTTCGCCGCCGTCTGGACCGTGCTGGTCTACGCTCCGGTGGCGCACTGGATCTTCGACTTCAGCGCGGGTGACCACGTGGGCGGCTGGATGGCCAACAAGCTCGAGGTGCTCGACTTCGCGGGCGGTACGGCGGTCGAGATCAACTCGGGCGCCTCCGGTCTGGCCGTCGCCCTGGTGCTCGGCACCCGGATCGGGTTCGGACGTGAACCGATGAAGCCGCACAACCTGACCCTGGTGATGCTCGGCGCGGGGCTGCTCTGGTTCGGCTGGTTCGGCTTCAACGCCGGGTCCGCCCTCCAGGCCGGCAGCACGGCCGCCACCGTCTTCGTGAACACCCTGATGGCCGGGTGCGCCGGCTGCCTCGCCTGGCTCCTGGTCGAGCGGATCCGCGACGGGCACGCCACGTCCTTCGGCGCTGCTTCCGGTGTCGTCGCCGGTCTGGTCGCGATCACCCCGGCGTGCGGCGCGGTGACGCCGCTCGGCGCCATCGCGGTCGGCACCGTCGCGGGTCTGGTCTGCGCCGTGGCGATCGGGTGGAAGTACAAGTTCGGGTACGACGACTCGCTCGACGTCGTCGGCGTCCACCTCGTCGGCGGTCTGGTCGGCACGCTGCTGATCGGCCTGCTCGCGACCACGGACGTGACCTCGGTCGACGGTCTGCTCTACGGCGGCGGGCTGGACCAGCTCGGCAAGCAGGCGCTCGGCTGCCTGGCGACCTTCGCCTACGCCTTCCTCGCCTCCGGCCTGATCGCGCTGGTCCTCGACCGCACGATGGGCTTCCGCGTCGAGGAGGACCACGAGGTGACCGGGGTCGACCTGGTGATCCACGCCGAGACGGCGTACGACCTGCACGCTGCCACGGGCGGGGCCCGTCCCCACCTCGGCGGCTGA
- a CDS encoding P-II family nitrogen regulator, whose translation MKLVTAVIKPHKWEEVREALETFGVTGMTVSEVSGYGRQKGHTEVYRGAEYDIALVPKIRIEIVVDDGDVEDVVGIVVKAAQTGRIGDGKVWVSSIDSVIRVRTGDRDEAAI comes from the coding sequence ATGAAGCTCGTCACCGCGGTCATCAAGCCGCACAAGTGGGAAGAGGTCCGGGAGGCCCTGGAGACCTTCGGCGTGACGGGCATGACCGTCAGCGAGGTCAGCGGCTACGGCCGGCAGAAGGGTCACACCGAGGTCTACCGGGGCGCGGAGTACGACATCGCCCTGGTGCCGAAGATCAGGATCGAGATTGTCGTCGACGACGGTGACGTCGAGGACGTCGTCGGGATCGTCGTGAAGGCCGCGCAGACGGGCCGGATCGGTGACGGCAAGGTCTGGGTCTCCTCGATCGACAGCGTGATCCGGGTCCGTACCGGAGACCGCGACGAGGCCGCGATCTGA
- a CDS encoding ammonium transporter yields the protein MDGYYAWMLVATAFVLMMTVPALALFYGGMSRSKSVLNMMMMSFVSVGIVGIVYVLWGWSMAWGPDEVLGGAFTNPFDLFALKDVPHESYIGMAFQMTFAIITAALISGAIADRVKFSAWVVFLPLWVTLSYFPLSHMVFSCTEDSWICGRQGAQDYAGGTAVHINAGIAALVLAVIIGKRVGFGKQPMKPHNLTLTMIGAGLLWLGWYGFNVGSIVFTGATDEENTAQFMSETGLTFVNTTLATCAAMLAWLIIERILHGKATSLGAASGIVAGLVAITPACGAVDVGGAIAIGAVAGAVCAWAVGLKYKLGLDDSLDVVGVHLVGGIVGTLLIGLFSTQSVDGLFYGGGWDSLWSQTKGVLIAVAWSGIATAILGYAIKYTIGWRITEEEEVDGIDFAEHGESAYDLATSGGGSVLTKEGAL from the coding sequence ATGGACGGCTATTACGCCTGGATGCTCGTCGCCACAGCATTCGTGCTGATGATGACAGTTCCCGCGCTGGCCCTGTTTTACGGCGGCATGAGCCGCTCCAAGTCTGTGCTCAACATGATGATGATGTCGTTCGTCTCGGTCGGCATCGTCGGAATCGTCTACGTCCTCTGGGGCTGGTCGATGGCGTGGGGCCCCGACGAGGTCCTCGGCGGGGCGTTCACCAACCCGTTCGACCTGTTCGCCCTCAAGGACGTGCCGCACGAGAGCTACATCGGCATGGCGTTCCAGATGACCTTCGCGATCATCACCGCCGCGCTGATCAGCGGTGCGATCGCCGACCGCGTGAAGTTCTCCGCCTGGGTCGTCTTCCTGCCGCTCTGGGTGACGCTGTCCTACTTCCCGCTCTCGCACATGGTCTTCAGCTGCACCGAGGACTCCTGGATCTGCGGGCGCCAGGGAGCGCAGGACTACGCCGGCGGTACGGCGGTCCACATCAACGCCGGTATCGCCGCTCTCGTGCTCGCCGTGATCATCGGCAAGCGGGTCGGCTTCGGCAAGCAGCCCATGAAGCCGCACAACCTGACCCTCACGATGATCGGCGCCGGCCTCCTGTGGCTCGGCTGGTACGGCTTCAACGTCGGTTCCATCGTCTTCACCGGCGCCACCGACGAGGAGAACACCGCGCAGTTCATGTCCGAGACCGGGCTGACCTTCGTGAACACCACCCTGGCCACCTGCGCCGCGATGCTCGCGTGGCTGATCATCGAGCGCATCCTGCACGGCAAGGCCACCTCGCTGGGCGCGGCGTCCGGCATCGTCGCCGGCCTCGTCGCGATCACGCCCGCCTGTGGCGCGGTCGACGTCGGCGGTGCGATCGCGATCGGTGCGGTCGCCGGTGCGGTCTGCGCCTGGGCCGTGGGCCTGAAGTACAAGCTGGGTCTCGACGACTCCCTCGACGTCGTGGGCGTCCACCTGGTCGGCGGCATCGTCGGCACCCTGCTGATCGGCCTGTTCTCCACGCAGTCGGTCGACGGCCTCTTCTACGGCGGCGGCTGGGACTCGCTGTGGTCGCAGACCAAGGGTGTCCTCATCGCCGTCGCCTGGTCGGGCATCGCGACCGCGATCCTCGGCTACGCCATCAAGTACACGATCGGGTGGCGCATCACCGAGGAGGAGGAGGTCGACGGCATCGACTTCGCCGAGCACGGCGAGTCCGCGTACGACCTGGCCACCTCGGGCGGCGGTTCGGTCCTCACCAAGGAAGGGGCACTCTGA
- a CDS encoding TetR/AcrR family transcriptional regulator, which translates to MPESVSSPEATEPPAPRRKGRPRDASADERILAAAAELILQHGYDNMTVDEVAAKAKAGKATVYRRWSGKEDLAFAALEQLYTTELPIPDTGSIREDLRQSYRSALEFVSTESGKAYLRMTIAESLRDDRLGALYTAAHTAQEAAARVMFERGIARGELRADMRVDFAVAWISGLLVLNAAIDKAQPTLDEVDEMIDFVLRGCGA; encoded by the coding sequence GTGCCCGAGTCTGTATCCAGCCCCGAAGCGACCGAGCCGCCGGCTCCGCGGCGCAAGGGCCGTCCGCGCGACGCCAGCGCCGACGAACGCATCCTGGCGGCCGCTGCTGAGCTCATCCTCCAGCACGGCTACGACAACATGACCGTCGACGAGGTGGCCGCGAAGGCCAAGGCCGGCAAGGCGACCGTCTACCGGCGCTGGTCGGGCAAGGAAGACCTGGCGTTCGCTGCGCTCGAGCAGCTGTACACCACCGAGCTGCCCATCCCCGACACCGGCAGCATCCGCGAGGACCTGCGCCAGTCCTACCGCTCGGCGCTGGAGTTCGTGTCCACCGAGAGCGGCAAGGCGTACCTGCGGATGACGATCGCGGAGTCCCTGCGCGACGACCGCCTCGGCGCCCTCTACACCGCGGCCCACACCGCCCAGGAGGCCGCCGCTCGCGTCATGTTCGAGCGCGGCATCGCCCGTGGCGAGCTGCGCGCCGACATGCGCGTCGACTTCGCGGTGGCGTGGATCTCCGGACTGCTGGTCCTCAACGCCGCCATCGACAAGGCGCAGCCGACGCTCGACGAGGTGGACGAGATGATCGATTTCGTGCTCCGCGGCTGCGGGGCGTAA
- the ftsY gene encoding signal recognition particle-docking protein FtsY: MGATEYLIIGAVVALLAIALVVGLVVRGRESASPAPAPAEVAPTAPAPGEEDSPAATTESAAPTAVLDRPEAPASRLVRLRQRLAGSQGGLGRGLLSLLSRDRLDEDTWEELEDTLLTADMGVGPTTEVVGRLRTRLRVEGGSAEDARTVLREELLGLVDPSMDRSLNLTGPDGAPSVILVVGVNGAGKTTSVGKIARVLVAEEHSVVMGAADTFRAAATEQLSTWGERVGVDVVSGPEGSDPASVAFEAVRTGVERAVDVVLVDTAGRLQNKAGLMDELGKVKRVIEKQTPVTEVLLVLDATTGQNGLVQARVFSEVVDVTGIVLTKLDGSAKGGIVVAVQRELGVPVKLVGLGEGPDDLAPFDPETFVDAILG; this comes from the coding sequence ATGGGTGCCACCGAATACCTGATCATCGGCGCGGTCGTCGCGCTGCTCGCGATCGCGCTCGTCGTCGGTCTCGTCGTCCGCGGGCGGGAAAGCGCCTCCCCGGCGCCGGCGCCCGCCGAGGTCGCTCCGACCGCTCCGGCTCCTGGCGAGGAGGACTCCCCGGCCGCCACCACCGAGTCCGCCGCGCCGACAGCGGTCCTCGACCGCCCGGAAGCACCCGCCAGCCGGCTCGTCCGGCTACGTCAGCGCCTTGCCGGATCCCAGGGCGGCCTCGGTCGCGGCCTGCTGTCGCTGCTGTCCCGCGACCGTCTCGACGAGGACACCTGGGAGGAGCTCGAGGACACGCTCCTGACCGCGGACATGGGCGTCGGCCCGACGACCGAGGTGGTCGGGCGGCTCCGTACCCGTCTGCGCGTCGAGGGCGGCAGCGCCGAGGACGCTCGCACGGTGCTGCGCGAGGAGCTCCTCGGTCTGGTCGACCCGAGCATGGACCGGTCCCTGAACCTCACCGGGCCCGACGGGGCGCCCTCGGTGATCCTGGTCGTCGGCGTCAACGGCGCCGGCAAGACCACCTCGGTGGGCAAGATCGCCCGGGTACTGGTCGCCGAGGAGCACAGCGTCGTGATGGGTGCGGCCGACACGTTCCGTGCCGCTGCCACCGAGCAGCTGAGCACCTGGGGGGAGCGGGTCGGTGTCGACGTCGTGTCCGGTCCCGAGGGGAGTGATCCCGCCAGTGTGGCGTTCGAGGCGGTCCGCACGGGTGTCGAGCGCGCCGTGGACGTCGTGCTGGTCGACACCGCCGGGCGCCTGCAGAACAAGGCCGGTCTGATGGACGAGCTCGGCAAGGTCAAGCGCGTCATCGAGAAGCAGACCCCGGTCACCGAGGTCCTGCTGGTGCTGGACGCGACCACCGGTCAGAACGGGCTGGTGCAGGCGCGGGTCTTCAGCGAGGTCGTGGACGTCACCGGCATCGTGCTCACCAAGCTGGACGGGTCGGCCAAGGGCGGCATCGTCGTGGCGGTCCAGCGCGAGCTGGGCGTGCCGGTCAAGCTGGTCGGCCTGGGCGAGGGGCCCGACGACCTGGCACCGTTCGACCCGGAGACGTTCGTCGACGCCATCCTGGGCTGA
- a CDS encoding thioesterase family protein encodes MSPAQDRPTRADYVEWRRATTRWRDDDAYGHLNNATYYELFDTAVNAYLYEATGLQVRLLPQIGVVAETSCRYFREIGFPAPIDMGLVVDKVGTSSIIYRIGLFQGGDGSPEEVAAAEGRFVHVYVDNTDPARPSTPMPDPIRAAVSKLLVSSQPAGE; translated from the coding sequence ATGAGCCCCGCGCAGGACCGCCCGACGCGGGCGGACTACGTCGAGTGGCGCCGTGCGACCACCCGGTGGCGCGACGACGACGCCTACGGCCACCTGAACAACGCCACCTACTACGAGCTCTTCGACACCGCGGTGAACGCCTACCTGTACGAGGCCACCGGGCTCCAGGTCCGGCTCCTCCCGCAGATCGGCGTCGTCGCCGAGACCAGCTGCCGGTACTTCCGCGAGATCGGCTTCCCGGCCCCGATCGACATGGGCCTGGTCGTGGACAAGGTCGGCACCTCCTCGATCATCTACCGGATCGGCCTGTTCCAGGGAGGTGACGGATCACCGGAGGAGGTCGCCGCCGCCGAGGGCCGTTTCGTCCACGTGTACGTCGACAACACCGACCCCGCACGACCCTCGACCCCGATGCCGGACCCGATCCGCGCTGCGGTCTCGAAGCTGTTGGTTTCCTCACAGCCCGCGGGGGAGTGA